The genomic stretch CCTCCTGTGTCGCCGGTTCTTCTGAACTTTCTGTTTTTGTTGTTTCCTCAGCTGCTTTGGTTGCCGCCGGATTAGTACTGCTCTTGCATCCGGTCAGGGCTCCTAATACGGCCACTGCCGTAAGCACCCCCAGGATTGATTTGCCTGCAATATTTTTCTTCATAATTTTCTCTCCTCTTTTATAAAATGATTTTCTTTGTTTGGGTTATCTCCTTCCTGTTACCGGATGGAGTCTATGCTATTGCAATTCCTGGGGAACGAACCACAAGCCTGAGTTGTTCTTTTTCATATACTCTTTCAATTCGTCCGAGTGATAAGCAGCTGCGATGTCCTTTGCCCATTTTGTATCTTTGTTCTCTTCTTTTACAACCACCTGTAAAATCAGATGATCCAAAATATCTTCTTGTAATATGGCGGTAGATGGATCAATGCCTGCATTATAAACAATGCTTCCTGTGATCACTGCAAAGTCAAAATCATCCAGAGCAGGAGGGATGTTTAACGAATCCATTTCCACAAAATTGATGTTGTACGTGTTTTCAATGATGTCGGATTGTTTCACCGTTTCAAGGGGAACATCCGGGTTAAGCTTGATCCAGCCGGCCTTTTGAAGAAGTGCATAAGCACGTGCCGTATTGGATGCGTCATTTGGCACTGCGACAATCGCGCCATCCGCTATGGCGTCCAAAGAGGTGTGCTTTGCAGAAAACAGTCCGGCGGGAACGGTGGGTATGGGGGAGATGGGAACAAGGTTTCCATTTTGCTTATTGTTGAAATTTTCTGCATAAGCAGTATGCTGTTCCACGTTAAAGTCAATTTCACCTTCATTCAACGCGGTATCATTCTGCAAAAGGTCTGAAAAATCAACCACTTCCAGCTGATACCCCTGCTTCTCTAAGATGGGTTTCACTGCATCTTCAAATAATACCGTATAGGGTCCTGCAGCCTTGCCGTATTTCAATGTTTTTTTGTCCTGGCCCAGCTTGCTTTCGCTATTGGCTGAGCAGCCGGCGACAGTGACGGCAAGTAAGGCAGCGATGATAATCAATCCAATTTTTTTCATAAACAGGTTCCTCCTTTATTCACGTGCTCTGACACGTTTTGATAAATAATTTCCAAGCCCTTGAATCAGCTGCACAAACACGATCAATACGATTACGGTCGCAACCATTAAGGGTGTGTTAAATTGCTGATACCCATAGGTTAATGCCAGGTTACCAACACCGCCTCCGCCTATGGCTCCCGCCATGGCGGTTGCACCAAGGAGACCGATGGTGCCTGTGGTCAGGGACAAGATCAGCGAACCCAATGCTTCCGGCAGCAAAAAGTACCAAATAACCTGCAAAGGAGTCGCCCCCATGGCTTCCGCCGCTTCGATGATGCCCTTATCAACCTCAAGCAGCGAGCTTTCTACCAGGCGCGAAAGAAATGGAGTAATGTAAAACACCAGCGAAACCAAAGCGGCCTGGGTGCCGATCCGGGTACCCACAATGATTTTTGTTAAGGGCATAATTGCCACCAGCAAAATAATATATGGCACGGAGCGCACAATGTTAATTGTGTAATTGATCAGGGTATAGACAGCTTTGTTTTGCAGGATACCGCCCTTACGTGTAATGGTAAGTAATATGCCGAGGGGAATCCCAAGTAGTGATCCCAGCACCAGCCCCCAGAACAGCATATAAACGGTCTGGCCGGCAGCAATTATCATCTGTTCGCTTGTAATGCCTAAATATTGCTCAATCATTGCGATCCTCCTCTCCCCCGGTCAAACGTAAGACTTCCACATAGACTCCGGAATCTTCAATAAATTGCTGCACCTCGTCAAGCCTTTGAGCGGAACCAAATACCTGCACAATCATAACGCTGAACACAACTCCCTGAAGTTCACAAACGGTGGCAAACAAAATGCTGTTTTCCAAGTGGTATTCCGCGCTTATGCGGTACAGCAGGGGTTTTCCGGCAATATTTCCTTGAAAACGCAGACGGAAAATCCGGTTATCTCCCTGATATTTAAGAATTTCCCGGGCAAGGCTCCTGGGTATGCTGTCGTCAATCACGGTCTTTACAAAACTTCTGGTAATTTTATTCTGTGGATTACCGAATACTTCAAGCACTGTTCCCTTCTCTAGCACCCTTCCATTATCCATAACCGCAACTTTGTTACAAACATCACAAATAACGTGCATTTCGTGAGTGATCAGGAGAATCGTAACATTCAGCTCCCTGTTTATTTTTTTCAATAACTCCAGAATAGAATCCGTGGTCTTAGGATCCAAAGCACTTGTAGCCTCGTCGCAAAGTAAGATGCTGGGATTTGTGGCAAGGGCGCGGGCTATGCCGACCCTTTGTTTTTGACCGCCTGAAAGCTTTGATACATTGGTGTGGGTTTTATCCTCAAGCTCTACAAACTGCAAGAGCTCTTTTACCCGCTTTTCTATGTCCTTTTTGGGCACTTTGTTCAATACCAGCGGCGCCGCTACGTTCTGAAAAACAGATTTGGACTGGAGCAGATTAAATTGCTGGAAAATCATGCCGATATTCTTTCTCAGCTTTCGTAAGTCCGGTTTTGACAGGGTGGTGATGTCCGTGCCATCAACCAGTACCCGCCCTTCTGATGGGCGCTCCAATAAGTTTACCAGGCGTACCAGGGTAGATTTACCTGCTCCGCTGAAACCTATCACTCCGAAAATATCGCCCTTTTTTACTGTAAGGCTGACCTGCCGCAAGGCATGAACTTCACCAGAAGCAGAATCAAACCGTTTACTTACGTTTTGAATTTCAATCATCAGATGCCTCCTGCGCAGGAATCAATTCCCCGCTTTTTAAGGCTAAAAGAGTTTTTTGTGCCAAAGCTGCAAAATAATCAATGGCCGGCTTCAATGCATTGGTGTCAACTTGAAATTTCGGGTGGTGGTTGGGATAGGACTCACCAGTTCCTATACGAATGAAGAAACCTGGAATCTTTTCCTGATAAAAGGCAAAGTCTTCTCCGCCAAGAGACGGTGAAGAAGTTTTGACCTTCAGCCCCTGTTCTTTTGCTACGGCGGCAGCAGCAGGCTCAAAACACGGGGCATTATTTGTGGCAGGAGGCCCTGCAAGCCAGTCTATTTCTGCTTCTGTCCCCTGTGACAATGCAATATGCTGAACCAGTGTACGGAAACGTTCTTCGATCAGACGGCGATTGTGTCTACCCATGGTGCGTACCGTTCCTTCAAGCTCTGCTGTCTGCGGAATTACATTCCATGTGTTACCTGCCGTAACACGGGTTATGCTGAGCAGGCCCTGAGAAAACGGATCAATATTACGGCTGATGATGCTTTGGGCAAGGGTTACAATCTGTGATGCTGTAAGCACAGGATCAATTCCGTCCTGAGGGTGAGCCGCATGGGTGCCTTTTCCCGTAAGCCTGACTGTAAACCTGTCAACAGCGGCGGTAACACTTCCGGAAACAATTCCTACAGTTCCAACCGGGAGTGTGATATCGGTATGCAGGCCGTAGATCCCGTCAACATCATCAAGAACCTTTGTTTTGATTACTTCCAAAGCACCGACCGAGGATTCCTCGGCGGGTTGAAACAGGATTTTTACCGTTCCGTGCAAATGTTCCCGCTGCTCCTGTAATTTTTTTGCCACATACAGCATCACTGTGGTATGAAAGTCGTGACCGCAGGCGTGCATCTTTCCAGTTATGGCAGAGGCATAGGGTAACTCGGTTTCTTCCTGCACGGGCAGAGCGTCGATATCGCAGCGCAGTGCGATCACAGGACCGTCGTTTTCACCTTGTATTTCTGCTGCCAATCCTGTTTTTAAATCCAAATCCAGGATACGGATATTGTAGTATTCTAAAAACTCACGAATTCGGCCCGTTGTCTCGTACTCTTCAAAGGATAGTTCGGGATTTTGGTGAAACCAATGAAAGGTTTCTGTAATCTGGTTATAAAATGTAGAATCAGACATAAACGCTCCTGCCTTTCCTATTTTCTCTTTCCGAATTTCTCATCCCTGTTATTCGGTTCATCCCAGATGGAAACATCCGGTCCCAGGGGAAGAATGTTATATGGATTGTGTCCATGGCTTCCCAGGAGATATCCCCTTTTTATGGAATCAAAATCCGTGGCCTCTTTAAATGCCGGAATCGTATACAAGTCCTTTGCATAATTCCACAGATTATCAAAATCCGCAATGCGGTTCCTGTTTGTCTTATGACTGAAATAGTAAGCCACGTCAAACCGGGCAAGGGTTACATATAACCGGATATCAGAATCAGTGAGCCGGTCTCCAAACAGATATCTCCCCTTGGAAAGCCGTTCTTCCAGCCAGTCAAGCCTTTGAAACAGCACATCATATGCAGTTTCATATTCTTTTTGGGACTGTGCAAAACCTGCTTTGTATACCCCGTTGTTCACTTCATGGAATAAGATCACATTGAGTTCATCAATTTCCTCTCTTAAATCCTCAGGATACAGATCCGGTGCCCCCGGCTTATAAAATGGCTTCCATGCGGTTTCCCAGTAATTTGTCAAACGGTGATAATCGTTGTTTACCACCTTTCTGGTCTTTAAATCTACCACAGTGGGAACCGTTGCCCTTCCTTCATATTCCGGGTCTGTGGCTGCATAGATTTCCGGGAGATACCGGATTTTAAGAACCGGATCCACGCCGCCCTCGTCAAGGGAAAATTCCCAGCCGTTCTCCGTTCTTACGGGACTTACCTTACCGACGCTGATCGCATCTTCCAGCCCCAGAAGCTTTAAGGCAATGATCTGTCTTGTGGCCCATGGGCATAGGGGCGTCCATATGAGCCGGTACCGCCCGGCTTCCACCGGAAGCTCTCCCTCCCCTTCACCAAAGGGTGTGACAAAATAATTATCCTGTCTTACAAAAGCGCCTGTTTCAGATACTTCGTGGGTATCTTCTGTGGTCGCTACCTTTCCGAATCTCTCTTCTATTGCCATATTTTCTTCCTTCTTTCCTAAATTTGAGTACAAAAAAAGCAGATGCCCTCTGACACCTGCCTTCTATGCATAAAAACCATGCACAGGAGTTTCAGGTTTCAAGACACAAATTAAATGACCATTCTTTCCGCATTTACAGCAACAACACATCTTCTCATTCATCTGAACCATTATTAACTCCTTTCCAAACTTTTCTGATTCCTTATATTCATATCTTACCATTCCTATAGGTATTTGTATAATATGAAAAAAATACAGCTGGTAATAAGATAATCTTATAGCCAGCTGTTTCCTAAACCACCAGTCATCTTATTTCATGAAACAATTTAGCCGAATAAAGGAGTGGACAAATACCGGTCACCGGAATCCGGCAGTAAGACGACGATGGTCTTTCCCTTGTTTTCCGGTCTTTCCGCCAGCAGCTTTGCGGCTTTTAGTGCAGCGCCGGAAGAGATCCCCACCAGAATTCCCTCTGATACTGCAAAAGCCTTACCTTCCTTAAATGAATCCTCATTCTCAACGGTAATTATTTCATCGTAAATTCCGGTATCCAGGACTTCAGGCACAAATCCTGCGCCGATACCCTGAATCTTGTGAGGCCCTGGTTTGCCTCCGGAGAGTACCGGACTGCTTGCCGGTTCTACCGCTACAATTCTGACATCCGGTTTCTTTTCCTTTAAATATTGTCCCACACCTGTAATGGTTCCGCCTGTACCTACGCCAGCTACAAAAATGTCCACTTCCCCAGCTGTCTGTTCCCAGATCTCCGGCCCGGTGGTTTCCTTGTGTACTTTGGGGTTTGCCTGGTTCACAAACTGTCCCAGGATTATAGAACCAGGTATGCTGTCTTTCAGCTCCTCTGCTTTCTCAATAGCCCCTCTCATGCCCTTTGCTCCCTCAGTTAATTCTAATTCTGCACCATAGGCTTTTAATAAGTTTCTACGTTCCACGCTCATGGTATCCGGGAGCGTCAGAATGGTCCGGTAGCCTTTGGCCGCCGCAACGGCTGCCAAACCGATTCCGGTATTTCCTGATGTCGGCTCAATGATGGTTGCTCCAGGCTTTAAGATCCCTTTTTCTTCTGCATCTTCAATCATGGCAAGAGCGATCCTGTCTTTAACGGAACCGGCAGGATTTAAGTATTCCAGCTTAGCCAGAAGCGTAACGCCCTCGATTCCTTCCTTTGCACTGTACCGGTTTAATTTGAGTATCGGTGTTCCACCAATGAGTTCCACTGCGCTTTCTTTAATTGTTCCCATATTCTTTACCTCCGTTTTATATGATATTTAATATTTTTGGTTAATTAAATGAAAATAGAGCGGCTGCCAATTAGGGCACCTGCTCCTTTGTTCCGCTGAAATATGGATATTTCTCATATTCCAGGATATCAGGCATCATAATAAGCATTACAACAAAGCTATATCTCTATTCATACATACAGTCTGACAACAACATCTATTATTATAAAATCCATGATTACCTGCTGCCATGAATTTGAATTCCTTCATACTGATCATCTCTTTTCATTACCTATATTTTTAATAGGTTTATATGCTATAATTATATTAATATACGAAGAGAAATGTGTCAATACCTTTTTACAATATTTTTATTGATTCCGTTGCCGATCATCCCCTCTTATAATTCATGCCAAAGATGCAGAGCCAAACACATGTTAAGGAAACGTGGTGATCGGCTCTGCAACTTTTTGGTGTCATCGAAAATGGTGATATAATAAATCTTTTATTTCCATATCTTCCATTTTTTATTATAAACCAGGTGAAATCTGGTAACACTACTGGTAAATAAATTAGGAGGAACAAAACATGGTCGCACTGAAAGACAGCGTTACAAAAGAGAACCTTTTAAAAGCTTTTGCAGGAGAGTGCCAGGCTTGGCGGCGTTACGAATTTGCCGCGTCCCAGGCAAAAAATCAAAATCTTGCTGTTTTATACTGGCTTTTCCATTATACCGGAAATCAAGAGAAGGAACACGCTGAGGTATTCTATAATCACTTAAAAGAGTTCCATGGTCAGGAAATCTCCATAAGCGCCAACTATCCAATTGACAACTCCAATAACATCCTGGAGCTTTTGCAGCTCTCCGCCCAACATGAAGCTGCCGAGCACGACACCATTTATAAATCCTTTGGCGACAAGGCTAAGGAAGAGGGATTTTCCAGTATCGCAAATTCCTTTTATATGATCGCTGAAGTTGAAAAAGTACACAGCCAGCGTTTTGCCCAGTATGCGCAGCTGGTGCAAGACAATAAACTTTTTGAAAACGATACGACCACAGAATATATCTGCTTAAACTGCGGTCATATCCATAAAGGAACCAAAGCGCCGCAGGTCTGCCCTGTTTGCAGCCATAACCAGGGGTATTTTGTACGCCGGGAAGACTCTCCATTCGGAAAATAAAGGAATTTGACGTATGGGCATAATTGCCTGTTTTCCTTAATAAACAAAAGCATAGAATAAACGCCGAAGCCTCGCAATGACATCCTTTTTATGCGGGGCTCCGGCGTTTTCCATATCAGAAACCATTTCATAATCACGACTGGTGATAAAATTATGTTTCATAACGTTTTTATAGCTTGCTCTAAGTTATCTAAGGCCTGCTCCAGAATAGACCGGGGGCATGCGATGTTGATTCTTTCAAATCCCTCTCCCACCGGACCGAACATGGCCCCGCTGTCCAGCCAAAGCCCTGCCTTTTTTATGATCAGGTCTTCTCTCTCCCCTTCTGTAAGGCCCAGTTCCCGGAGATCCAGCCAGACAAGATAGGTTCCTTCCGGTTCTATAAGCTTGACGTTGGGTATTTTTTCTTTTAAAAACTCACGTACATAGGAAACGTTTGCCTTTAAATACTCCATGAGCTGATCATGCCACTCTTCTCCATTGCGGTACGCCGCTTCACATGCAGTTAAGCCCAGGGTATTAAGCTGACTGTACCCGGCTGCCGCCACCTGTCTGCGGAACCTACGCCTCAGCTTCTGATTTGCAATAAATATATTGGAAACCTGTAAACCCGCCAGATTAAAGGTCTTACTTGGGGAGGTACAGGTAATAGTCCTGTTTTTTAGTTCTTCGCTTAGATTGGCAAATACCAGGTGCTCTCCCTCAAACACAAAATCCTGATGAATCTCATCGCTGACCACAAGGATATCCCTGCGAATACAGATTTCCCCTAATTTTACCAACTCCTCCCGGCTCCAGACTCTTCCTACCGGATTATGGGGACTGCATAATAGAAATAATTTCACATGGAACTCTTCTGCTTTTCTTTCAAAATCTTCTAAATCCATGTGATACTTGCCATCTTCTCCAAGATACAGGGAATTATCCACGACTACCCTGTCATTATCCTCAATGATTTCGCTGAAGGGATAATATACCGGCTGCTGGATCATAACCCCATCCCCCTGATCTGTAAAAGCCTGGACAGCCATGGCTAAGGCAAATACAACACCAGGTGTTTTGATCAGCCATCTGCTCTCCACATTCCAGTGATGCTTTTTTTCCATCCAGTCCCGGATGGCTTCAAAATATTCTTCCTGGACCTCGCTGTAACCAAAAATCCCATGGTCAACCCGCTCATGAAGGGCCTCCAAAATCTTCCCGGATACCTTAAAGTCCATATCCGCTACCCACAGGGGTAAAAGATTTTCCGGTTTTCCCCTTCTTATTGCAAAATCATACTTGAGACTGTTCGTATGTTTACGGTTTATGACTTCATCAAAATTAATCGTTTCCTTACACATAAAATATTCTCTCCAATTCCCTTATCAGATCTTCTGAGTCCTCGATCCCCACTGATAATCTTAAGATCCTGTCGGTAACGCCATTGGCGGCCAGAACCTCTTTCGGCACATCGGCATGAGTCTGGGTAATCGGGTAAGTGATCAGCGTTTCCACACCACCCAAACTTTCTGCAAAACGGATCAGTTTCACCTCTTTTAAAATCCGATGGGCAAGCTCCGTTGTCTCCACCTCAAAGGTTACCATGGAGCCAAATCCCCTTGCCTGCTTTTTACAGACCTCGTGACCGGGATGAGACTGGATTCCGGGGTAATATACCTTTGTGACCTTCTTTTCCCTGCACAGCCATTCCACAAGTTTTCTGGCATTCTCCTCTCCCCGCTCCATCCGGATTCCAAGGGTTTTAATCCCTCTTAATATGAGCCAGCTGTCAAAAGGAGACAGACCAGAACCTACCGTCTTAATTATAAACCTGAGCTTTTCGGATATCTCTGCCGAGGCGGTGACCAGAAAGCCTGCGATGGTATCATTATGGCCGCCCAGATATTTGGTTCCGCTGTGGACAACAATATCAGCCCCCAGCTTCAATGGGTTTTGAAAGTAAGGGGACAAAAACGTATTGTCCACGATCAAAAGCAAATGGTTCTTCTTTGCAATCTCTGCCAGCTTACCGATGTCTATAACATTCATCATAGGGTTTGTCGGAGTCTCTATGTATATTGCTTTTGTATTTTCACCGATCAGGTTTTCAAATTCTGCAATGTCCCCGCGGGAACAGTCTACGGAACTGATCAAAATCCCGTTCTTCTTGCTGATATTATCAAACAAACGGATGCTCCCGCCATATAAATCACAATCGGTTATTATATGGTCTCCCGGCTGAAACAGTTCCATTAAAGCCGTGATTGCTGCCATACCGCTTGAAAATGCCAGGGCATCCACTCCATTTTCAAGGGAAGCCACCACCTTTTCCAGCTGCTCTCTGGTTGGATTCTGCAGGCGGCTGTAATCATAACCGGTGCTTTCCCCGATTCCCCTATGAGCAAAGGTCGCTGTCTGGTAAATAGGAAAGCTGATGGCTCCAGACTTGTCTGTAGCAACCCCTTCCCCATTGCCGTATAAACATTTAGTAGAAATCCCGTATTCCATATTCATACCCCTCTTTCTCAATTTGGAATCATGCATTTATTCTTTCCTTAAGTATACCAATGGAACGCCGCCAATGGTATTACTTAAAAGCAATCACCTGCTATAGTTAATTTCTATTGCTAAAGAATTTTATTTCATGGGTTGAATACCTATTCAACCCATGGTAAAATAGGTATTGATACACAAAATTGTTTTGTAAGGTGGTATACTATGAAAATATCAACTCGCGGCCGCTATTCCCTTCGCATGATGATTGATTTAGCGGAACATTATAATGAGGAATTCATTGCCTTAAAGGACATTTCCGAAAGGCAGAACATTTCTAAAAAATATCTTGAACAGATTGTTCCTTTTTTAAACCGTAGCAATCTGCTCACTACCTACCGTGGTCACATGGGTGGTTATAAGCTGGCAAGGCAACCCTCCCAGATAACCATCGGAGATATCCTGCTCAGCTCAGAAGGAAGCTTAAATCCTGTCAGCTGTATGGACAACGATCCAAACATATGCTCCAGGCAGGCTGACTGTCTGACTCTTCCCATCTGGCAGGGGCTTTCAGAAGTTATTGCAAATTATTTAAATGGCATTACCCTGCAGGACATTCTTGACAGGTATCAGGAGTCTCCTGAATATTATATTTAGGGAAGTGAAACTCAAATACACTCATATTTATGAGATTTCCTTTTAAATCAAGGATTTCACAGCTTTATTATGGATATGTTATTTTTGCGCTTAAAGATGTAGGATATTCAACATACAGGCTTAAAAAGGAAAAGCTTTTAAGCGAAGCAACTATGCAGAAGTTCCGCAATAACGAGCCAGTATCTTGGGATAATATCTCAACTGTTTGCTAATTACTTAAATGTCAGAATGGGAATTTATTGGAATACGTATCTGACGAGGAAGAGTAGGCTTGATATACCGTTCCAGATATGCTATATTAGAATTACAAAAGGAACAACCGCCCCAATACAAGGGGTTGGCCATTAAATGAGATAGAAAACTCCACCCTACTTAACACGCCAATGTTTTACAAGGGTGGTTTTTCTATGCCTGTTTCCAGGACTTTAAAGAAAAACGCTACTTACAATTAACGAAAATAAAGGTAAGTAATGCGATTATGAACATACCAAAGGCCATAAGGTCTTTAAAGTCATATTTCATCCGCACCACCTCCCATCTATGTATGATGGAAGGCCAAACGCCCTTGCAGTGACACGATTATTCCATTCCACTATGGTAACATATCCCATTTCAATGTGCAATTACTTCAGCCTCCCGCTTTCCCTGTTTTTAGCATTTTTTTACTATAGACAGGGCCGGTATAAGCACTCAGCGCAAAAATACGTTGTCTTCCATACAGCCGATTATTCGGCTCTATTCTATTATGATTTACCTCTAAGAACAACATGGGATAGAAGTTTCAGTACAGCGGAATTATCCGCTCTATTCGAATTACTTTTCCCACTATCCAAGTAACCATGGAACTAAAGTCAGCTAAAAGCCTAGTGAGCTTTTCCCAATGACAGCATTTTCCTCAGGGGTACAGTTTCCACCATTCTACTTCTCTTTCATAAACTGAGAAAGCCGGTATCTCTATACAATATCACTCATTCTATATTCCTGGTCAGTTCCTTTTCTTTCTCATGTAATAGCAATATTTCTATGCCCATTTCTGGGCCTTAATAGAAAACACCACTTACAATTATATATAATAAAGGTAAGTAATGCTAAATGAATGCACCGATCAAATAAAACGGGAAACGCCACGGAAATACTGAACTTCAGCACACCGTGACGCATGATAAACTGCTATTAAACTTAGTCAGGAAGATGTTTTTCTTTTAATCTGATCAGTTCCGCTATATATTTTTCACCAAGGATGCTTAAGGGCATTTTTTTCTTTTTTATATATCCAATTCTCATCTTATCATCGGTATTAAGAGGAATTGCCCTATATTCATCTCCATTTAAATCTTCACAGATAATCCCGGAGCACAGGGTATAGCCATTTAATCCTACCATGAGATTTAAGAGCGTGGCTCTGTCATCCGCCTTTATGATCTGCTTATATTCATAAGTGCTGAACACTTCTTCCGCCAGATAAAAGGAATTATTATTCCCCTGTTCAAAGGACAGGCAGGGATAATTCTTTAAATCATCAAATTCGATCAGCTCTTTTTCTGCCAGCGGATTGCCCTTCCATAGGAAAACGTAGATTCCGCACTGAAATAATTCCACAAATTCCAGTTCATTATCATTAAAAATTTTTTCAATGGCCTTCTGGTTAAAATCATTTAAGTACAGGATCCCTAATTCGCTTTTCTGGTTCCTTACATTTTCAATGACTTCATAGGTTTTGGTTTCGTGGACGGCAAATTCGTAATCATCCATACCGAATTCCTTTGCCATATGGATAAAGGCCTGAACGGCAAAGGTGTAATGCTGCATGGATACGCTGAATTTTTTCTTAAACTTTTCCTTCTTTACGAACCGCTCTTCCATCTGGCGGTACTGCTCCAGCATCTGTCTGGCATATCCAAGGAACTCCTCTCCTTCCGGAGTGATTACGATTCCCCGGTTTGAACGAAGAAACAGCTTAATGCCGATCTCTTCTTCCAGATCCCGGATGGTGCTTGATAGGCTGGGCTGCGTGATAAACAACTCGGCAGCCGCCTTATTCATGGATTTTTGAGTTGCAATGCATATGGCATAACGAAGCTGCTGTAATGTCATGGTATCTCCTTTCCTCATTCTTGCCCACGCTTTTTGGGCATAAAGGTATACCCGAAGGGTGTTTCCTCATTCTTGCCCACGCTTTTTGGGTAGATCACATCGCCGATGGCTTTTCTCCCTATACCAAGCGCTCAAAGGGCTGCCATAGGAGTATGGCAGCCTGTTTTTGATTCTGTTAAACCTGACTTATTGAACCGCCTTAAATGCTTCCTCTAAATCTTCTATAATATCAGCTGCATGTTCCGTTCCTATGGATAACCGGATGGTGTTCGGTTTGATTCCTGAATCCTCCAATTCCTCTACTGACATCTGGGAATGGGTCGTGGACGCCGGATGAATGACTAAAGATTTTACGTCAGCTACATTGGCTAACAGGGAGAATAATTCCAACTGGTCAATAAAATCTTTTGCCTTCCTGGCATCTCCCTTGATTTCGAAGGTAAATATGGAACCTCCGCCATTTGGAAAA from Lacrimispora sphenoides JCM 1415 encodes the following:
- a CDS encoding methionine ABC transporter ATP-binding protein; amino-acid sequence: MIEIQNVSKRFDSASGEVHALRQVSLTVKKGDIFGVIGFSGAGKSTLVRLVNLLERPSEGRVLVDGTDITTLSKPDLRKLRKNIGMIFQQFNLLQSKSVFQNVAAPLVLNKVPKKDIEKRVKELLQFVELEDKTHTNVSKLSGGQKQRVGIARALATNPSILLCDEATSALDPKTTDSILELLKKINRELNVTILLITHEMHVICDVCNKVAVMDNGRVLEKGTVLEVFGNPQNKITRSFVKTVIDDSIPRSLAREILKYQGDNRIFRLRFQGNIAGKPLLYRISAEYHLENSILFATVCELQGVVFSVMIVQVFGSAQRLDEVQQFIEDSGVYVEVLRLTGGEEDRND
- the cysK gene encoding cysteine synthase A gives rise to the protein MGTIKESAVELIGGTPILKLNRYSAKEGIEGVTLLAKLEYLNPAGSVKDRIALAMIEDAEEKGILKPGATIIEPTSGNTGIGLAAVAAAKGYRTILTLPDTMSVERRNLLKAYGAELELTEGAKGMRGAIEKAEELKDSIPGSIILGQFVNQANPKVHKETTGPEIWEQTAGEVDIFVAGVGTGGTITGVGQYLKEKKPDVRIVAVEPASSPVLSGGKPGPHKIQGIGAGFVPEVLDTGIYDEIITVENEDSFKEGKAFAVSEGILVGISSGAALKAAKLLAERPENKGKTIVVLLPDSGDRYLSTPLFG
- a CDS encoding amidohydrolase codes for the protein MSDSTFYNQITETFHWFHQNPELSFEEYETTGRIREFLEYYNIRILDLDLKTGLAAEIQGENDGPVIALRCDIDALPVQEETELPYASAITGKMHACGHDFHTTVMLYVAKKLQEQREHLHGTVKILFQPAEESSVGALEVIKTKVLDDVDGIYGLHTDITLPVGTVGIVSGSVTAAVDRFTVRLTGKGTHAAHPQDGIDPVLTASQIVTLAQSIISRNIDPFSQGLLSITRVTAGNTWNVIPQTAELEGTVRTMGRHNRRLIEERFRTLVQHIALSQGTEAEIDWLAGPPATNNAPCFEPAAAAVAKEQGLKVKTSSPSLGGEDFAFYQEKIPGFFIRIGTGESYPNHHPKFQVDTNALKPAIDYFAALAQKTLLALKSGELIPAQEASDD
- a CDS encoding MalY/PatB family protein: MCKETINFDEVINRKHTNSLKYDFAIRRGKPENLLPLWVADMDFKVSGKILEALHERVDHGIFGYSEVQEEYFEAIRDWMEKKHHWNVESRWLIKTPGVVFALAMAVQAFTDQGDGVMIQQPVYYPFSEIIEDNDRVVVDNSLYLGEDGKYHMDLEDFERKAEEFHVKLFLLCSPHNPVGRVWSREELVKLGEICIRRDILVVSDEIHQDFVFEGEHLVFANLSEELKNRTITCTSPSKTFNLAGLQVSNIFIANQKLRRRFRRQVAAAGYSQLNTLGLTACEAAYRNGEEWHDQLMEYLKANVSYVREFLKEKIPNVKLIEPEGTYLVWLDLRELGLTEGEREDLIIKKAGLWLDSGAMFGPVGEGFERINIACPRSILEQALDNLEQAIKTL
- a CDS encoding MetQ/NlpA family ABC transporter substrate-binding protein; protein product: MKKIGLIIIAALLAVTVAGCSANSESKLGQDKKTLKYGKAAGPYTVLFEDAVKPILEKQGYQLEVVDFSDLLQNDTALNEGEIDFNVEQHTAYAENFNNKQNGNLVPISPIPTVPAGLFSAKHTSLDAIADGAIVAVPNDASNTARAYALLQKAGWIKLNPDVPLETVKQSDIIENTYNINFVEMDSLNIPPALDDFDFAVITGSIVYNAGIDPSTAILQEDILDHLILQVVVKEENKDTKWAKDIAAAYHSDELKEYMKKNNSGLWFVPQELQ
- the rbr gene encoding rubrerythrin, with protein sequence MVALKDSVTKENLLKAFAGECQAWRRYEFAASQAKNQNLAVLYWLFHYTGNQEKEHAEVFYNHLKEFHGQEISISANYPIDNSNNILELLQLSAQHEAAEHDTIYKSFGDKAKEEGFSSIANSFYMIAEVEKVHSQRFAQYAQLVQDNKLFENDTTTEYICLNCGHIHKGTKAPQVCPVCSHNQGYFVRREDSPFGK
- a CDS encoding methionine ABC transporter permease, which translates into the protein MIEQYLGITSEQMIIAAGQTVYMLFWGLVLGSLLGIPLGILLTITRKGGILQNKAVYTLINYTINIVRSVPYIILLVAIMPLTKIIVGTRIGTQAALVSLVFYITPFLSRLVESSLLEVDKGIIEAAEAMGATPLQVIWYFLLPEALGSLILSLTTGTIGLLGATAMAGAIGGGGVGNLALTYGYQQFNTPLMVATVIVLIVFVQLIQGLGNYLSKRVRARE
- a CDS encoding glutathione S-transferase family protein, coding for MAIEERFGKVATTEDTHEVSETGAFVRQDNYFVTPFGEGEGELPVEAGRYRLIWTPLCPWATRQIIALKLLGLEDAISVGKVSPVRTENGWEFSLDEGGVDPVLKIRYLPEIYAATDPEYEGRATVPTVVDLKTRKVVNNDYHRLTNYWETAWKPFYKPGAPDLYPEDLREEIDELNVILFHEVNNGVYKAGFAQSQKEYETAYDVLFQRLDWLEERLSKGRYLFGDRLTDSDIRLYVTLARFDVAYYFSHKTNRNRIADFDNLWNYAKDLYTIPAFKEATDFDSIKRGYLLGSHGHNPYNILPLGPDVSIWDEPNNRDEKFGKRK